The Lactuca sativa cultivar Salinas chromosome 2, Lsat_Salinas_v11, whole genome shotgun sequence genome includes a window with the following:
- the LOC111876682 gene encoding nuclear matrix constituent protein 1 isoform X1: MMVTPQKKPWSGWLSPRADKNGIVLANSGPNSSPRDKGFALGESTPEGLVSNVGIMDQDVVIDKISSLEKELYEYQYNMGLLLIEKKESVSKNEQYEQLLSETKELLQREKTAHLIAISEVEKREERLRKALGVEKQCVHELEKALREMRSEYAEIKFTADSKLEEANALATSVEGRSLEVEAKLRAADAKLAEVSRKTSELQRRSLEIESKEASLMRERMSFNSERDAHERNLSHQREDLRDWERKLQEGEEKLAEVRRLLNQREERANDSDRLFKQKQLELEEAQKKIDLADSALKTKEDEISTRMENLVLKEKEAASMRKKLEVREKGLLELEEKLKAREKVELQKLLDEHKVLLDAKTHEFELEMEQKRKSLDEDFKNRVVEVEKKEVEVNHLEGKIAKREQALEKKQEKIKEKEKEFDVKSKALKEKEKSLKSEEKNLENERKELSSEMENLLNLKVELEKLSSEIEEQKLKISEERERLRVTEEERCEHARLQSELKQEIEKIRQEREAVLNERENLKQEKEKFEKEWEDLDEKRVEIKKELESFTAQKKKIEKTNRLEEERLNNEKLETQAYVERELEALRLAKESFAATMEHEKSVLEEQYESKKSQMLHEFEVLKQELETEMQRKEAEIENRMREAKKSFEEERDRELGNVKYLKDVASREMEEMKLERVQLEKEKQDVFANQKHLEGQQLEMKKDIDELVSLSIKLKDQREQFLKEKKRFVAFVEENKGCKECGERVSEFVLSDLQSLSEMKNADSFPLPKFDGYLKEAGQGTSERPNVGTSMAMGNNNSGSPASGGTLTWLRKCTSKISIFSTGKKNVHEGGVEDGSTEGATQAQEKLVDVGEIPEYILSSEEEQEVSARVVLDSFDVQRVQSVDDAGDDDHGNTNNQTHDIEEVSQQQSPSDMRNESQSQSQSKRTRRATTRGRGRPKRATSENNGVEHSSEVGVGVGVEGTSKTSKGRRKRAIEEDPDYSEYSDSVTTGSRRQKVEAQPQPQPQVRRYNLRRPKAGAPALSNQTKEDDVSVSHNSKGSGHVGRKRRAKPQPGASASLANGDHTQDSQPHDHDHHHHHDGFLEKKVVDGENEVAGNNCSDDVGVALSEEVNGTPQQHKQHQTGTPAAVQDQHDNDDDDDDDDESEDEEEEVEHPGEVSIGRKLWTFIST, from the exons ATGATGGTTACACCTCAGAAGAAGCCGTGGTCGGGTTGGCTCTCGCCTAGAGCAGACAAAAACGGGATCGTCTTGGCCAATTCGGGCCCTAATTCGAGCCCTAGGGATAAGGGTTTTGCACTTGGTGAGTCTACACCCGAGGGTTTGGTATCCAACGTTGGGATTATGGATCAAGACGTTGTGATTGATAAGATTTCTAGCCTCGAGAAGGAG CTCTATGAATATCAATATAACATGGGCCTTCTTCTCATTGAGAAAAAAGAATCGGTGTCCAAAAACGAACAATATGAGCAACTATTATCCGAAACCAAAGAGCTCCTTCAGAGAGAGAAAACAGCACATCTTATTGCAATATCTGAGGTGGAGAAGCGTGAGGAGAGGTTGAGGAAAGCATTGGGGGTTGAAAAACAGTGTGTCCATGAG TTAGAGAAGGCTTTGCGTGAAATGCGGTCAGAATATGCAGAAATAAAGTTCACTGCTGATTCGAAGTTAGAGGAAGCAAATGCTTTGGCTACTAGTGTTGAAGGGAGATCATTGGAGGTAGAGGCAAAGTTGCGTGCTGCTGATGCCAAGCTTGCTGAGGTCAGCAGAAAGACATCAGAGCTTCAGAGAAGATCACTTGAGATCGAGTCAAAAGAAGCTTCACTCATGAGAGAGCGCATGTCATTTAATTCCGA GAGAGATGCACATGAGCGCAATCTATCTCACCAAAGGGAGGACTTGAGGGATTGGGAGAGAAAGTTACAAGAGGGAGAGGAGAAGCTGGCTGAGGTCCGTAGGTTACTCAACCAAAGAGAGGAGAGGGCAAATGATAGTGATAGGTTATTTAAACAGAAACAGCTTGAACTTGAAGAGGCACAGAAGAAAATTGACCTGGCTGATTCAGCTCTTAAAACTAAAGAAGATGAAATTAGCACCAGGATGGAAAATCTGGTCTTAAAAGAAAAG GAGGCTGCATCTATGAGGAAGAAGTTAGAGGTAAGGGAGAAGGGATTACTAGAACTGGAGGAGAAGCTTAAGGCAAGAGAAAAA GTAGAgcttcaaaaacttttggatgaaCACAAGGTCCTTTTGGATGCAAAGACGCATGAATTTgagttggaaatggaacaaaaGAGAAAATCATTGGATGAGGATTTCAAAAACAGGGTTGTTGAGGTGGAGAAGAAGGAAGTTGAAGTCAATCACTTGGAAGGAAAGATTGCAAAACGAGAACAGGCGCTAGAAAAGAAACAGGAGAAAATCAAGGAGAAAGAGAAGGAATTCGATGTGAAGTCGAAAGCTTTAAAGGAGAAGGAGAAGAGCCTTAAATCTGAGGAGAAGAACCTAGAGAATGAAAGGAAAGAATTAAGCAGTGAAATGGAGAATTTGTTGAATCTCAAGGTTGAGCTTGAGAAGTTAAGCAGTGAAATTGAAGAGCAAAAATTGAAGATAAGTGAAGAACGTGAAAGGCTTCGAGTCACAGAAGAGGAGAGGTGTGAGCATGCCCGTTTGCAGTCTGAACTGAAGCAAGAGATAGAAAAAATCAGGCAAGAGAGAGAAGCGGTTTTGAATGAAAGGGAAAATCTGAAGCAGGAGAAGGAGAAGTTTGAAAAGGAATGGGAAGATCTTGATGAGAAAAGAGTTGAAATAAAGAAGGAATTGGAATCTTTTACTGCACAGAAGAAAAAGATAGAAAAAACAAACCGTTTAGAAGAAGAAAGGTTGAACAACGAGAAGCTGGAAACACAAGCTTATGTGGAAAGAGAGTTGGAAGCTCTGAGATTGGCTAAAGAGTCGTTTGCTGCGACCATGGAGCATGAGAAATCTGTGTTGGAAGAGCAATATGAGAGTAAGAAATCCCAAATGCTTCATGAATTTGAGGTTCTGAAACAAGAACTGGAGACTGAAATGCAGCGGAAAGAGGCGGAGATTGAGAACCGCATGCGTGAAGcaaaaaaatcatttgaagaagagAGAGACAGGGAGCTGGGGAATGTGAAGTACTTGAAAGATGTTGCAAGTAGAGAAATGGAAGAGATGAAGCTAGAAAGGGTACAGTTAGAAAAGGAAAAACAAGATGTATTTGCAAACCAGAAGCATCTAGAAGGGCAGCAGCTTGAAATGAAAAAAGACATAGATGAACTTGTTAGCCTGAGCATAAAGTTAAAGGATCAACGCGAACAGTTTCTCAAGGAAAAGAAACGGTTTGTGGCATTCGTTGAGGAAAACAAAGGGTGCAAGGAGTGTGGAGAGAGAGTTTCTGAGTTTGTACTCTCTGATCTTCAATCTTTATCAGAAATGAAGAATGCAGATAGTTTTCCTCTCCCAAAGTTTGATGGGTATTTGAAAGAAGCTGGGCAGGGTACTTCAGAGAGACCAAATGTAGGGACATCCATGGCCATGGGTAATAATAATTCAGGATCTCCTGCTTCTGGTGGGACCTTGACCTGGTTACGAAAATGCACCTCAAAGATCTCTATATTCTCAACTGGGAAGAAGAATGTACATGAAGGTGGCGTTGAAGATGGTAGTACAGAGGGAGCAACACAAGCACAAGAGAAGCTTGTAGATGTTGGAGAAATACCAGAATACATATTGAGCTCCGAGGAAGAACAGGAAGTGTCGGCTAGAGTTGTATTGGATTCTTTTGATGTCCAGAGGGTCCAATCCGTGGATGATGCTGGTGATGATGATCATGGAAACACCAACAACCAGACACATGACATTGAAGAAGTTTCCCAGCAGCAGTCTCCTTCTGATATGAGGAATGAAAGTCAGAGTCAGAGTCAGAGTAAACGAACCAGGAGGGCTACCACTAGAGGGAGAGGGCGTCCTAAAAGGGCAACTAGTGAGAACAATGGTGTTGAGCACTCTTCTGAAgttggtgttggtgttggtgttgAGGGAACATCAAAAACATCAAAGGGTAGGCGTAAGCGTGCAATTGAAGAAGATCCTGACTACAGTGAATATTCTGACAGTGTCACCACTGGGAGTAGGAGACAGAAAGTTGAAGCTCAACCTCAACCTCAACCTCAAGTTAGACGATACAACCTTCGTCGACCCAAGGC TGGAGCCCCCGCCTTGTCTAATCAAACTAAAGAAGATGATGTGTCGGTGTCACATAACTCAAAGGGAAGCGGACATGTTGGGAGAAAGAGAAGAGCAAAGCCTCAACCTGGAGCTTCAGCTAGTCTTGCTAATGGAGATCACACCCAAGATTCACAACCCCATGAtcatgatcatcatcatcatcatgatggGTTTCTGGAG AAGAAAGTTGTAGATGGGGAGAATGAGGTGGCAGGAAACAATTGCTCAGATGATGTTGGTGTTGCTTTGAGTGAAGAAGTCAACGGGACGCCTCAACAGCACAAACAGCACCAGACTGGAACTCCTGCTGCTGTCCAAGACCAACAtgacaatgatgatgatgatgatgatgatgatgagtctGAAGATGAAGAGGAGGAGGTTGAGCATCCTGGTGAAGTTTCCATTGGAAGAAAGCTGTGGACATTTATCTCAACATGA
- the LOC111876682 gene encoding nuclear matrix constituent protein 1 isoform X2: MMVTPQKKPWSGWLSPRADKNGIVLANSGPNSSPRDKGFALGESTPEGLVSNVGIMDQDVVIDKISSLEKELYEYQYNMGLLLIEKKESVSKNEQYEQLLSETKELLQREKTAHLIAISEVEKREERLRKALGVEKQCVHELEKALREMRSEYAEIKFTADSKLEEANALATSVEGRSLEVEAKLRAADAKLAEVSRKTSELQRRSLEIESKEASLMRERMSFNSERDAHERNLSHQREDLRDWERKLQEGEEKLAEVRRLLNQREERANDSDRLFKQKQLELEEAQKKIDLADSALKTKEDEISTRMENLVLKEKEAASMRKKLEVREKGLLELEEKLKAREKVELQKLLDEHKVLLDAKTHEFELEMEQKRKSLDEDFKNRVVEVEKKEVEVNHLEGKIAKREQALEKKQEKIKEKEKEFDVKSKALKEKEKSLKSEEKNLENERKELSSEMENLLNLKVELEKLSSEIEEQKLKISEERERLRVTEEERCEHARLQSELKQEIEKIRQEREAVLNERENLKQEKEKFEKEWEDLDEKRVEIKKELESFTAQKKKIEKTNRLEEERLNNEKLETQAYVERELEALRLAKESFAATMEHEKSVLEEQYESKKSQMLHEFEVLKQELETEMQRKEAEIENRMREAKKSFEEERDRELGNVKYLKDVASREMEEMKLERVQLEKEKQDVFANQKHLEGQQLEMKKDIDELVSLSIKLKDQREQFLKEKKRFVAFVEENKGCKECGERVSEFVLSDLQSLSEMKNADSFPLPKFDGYLKEAGQGTSERPNVGTSMAMGNNNSGSPASGGTLTWLRKCTSKISIFSTGKKNVHEGGVEDGSTEGATQAQEKLVDVGEIPEYILSSEEEQEVSARVVLDSFDVQRVQSVDDAGDDDHGNTNNQTHDIEEVSQQQSPSDMRNESQSQSQSKRTRRATTRGRGRPKRATSENNGVEHSSEVGVGVGVEGTSKTSKGRRKRAIEEDPDYSEYSDSVTTGSRRQKVEAQPQPQPQVRRYNLRRPKAGAPALSNQTKEDDVSVSHNSKGSGHVGRKRRAKPQPGASASLANGDHTQDSQPHDHDHHHHHDGFLEKVVDGENEVAGNNCSDDVGVALSEEVNGTPQQHKQHQTGTPAAVQDQHDNDDDDDDDDESEDEEEEVEHPGEVSIGRKLWTFIST; encoded by the exons ATGATGGTTACACCTCAGAAGAAGCCGTGGTCGGGTTGGCTCTCGCCTAGAGCAGACAAAAACGGGATCGTCTTGGCCAATTCGGGCCCTAATTCGAGCCCTAGGGATAAGGGTTTTGCACTTGGTGAGTCTACACCCGAGGGTTTGGTATCCAACGTTGGGATTATGGATCAAGACGTTGTGATTGATAAGATTTCTAGCCTCGAGAAGGAG CTCTATGAATATCAATATAACATGGGCCTTCTTCTCATTGAGAAAAAAGAATCGGTGTCCAAAAACGAACAATATGAGCAACTATTATCCGAAACCAAAGAGCTCCTTCAGAGAGAGAAAACAGCACATCTTATTGCAATATCTGAGGTGGAGAAGCGTGAGGAGAGGTTGAGGAAAGCATTGGGGGTTGAAAAACAGTGTGTCCATGAG TTAGAGAAGGCTTTGCGTGAAATGCGGTCAGAATATGCAGAAATAAAGTTCACTGCTGATTCGAAGTTAGAGGAAGCAAATGCTTTGGCTACTAGTGTTGAAGGGAGATCATTGGAGGTAGAGGCAAAGTTGCGTGCTGCTGATGCCAAGCTTGCTGAGGTCAGCAGAAAGACATCAGAGCTTCAGAGAAGATCACTTGAGATCGAGTCAAAAGAAGCTTCACTCATGAGAGAGCGCATGTCATTTAATTCCGA GAGAGATGCACATGAGCGCAATCTATCTCACCAAAGGGAGGACTTGAGGGATTGGGAGAGAAAGTTACAAGAGGGAGAGGAGAAGCTGGCTGAGGTCCGTAGGTTACTCAACCAAAGAGAGGAGAGGGCAAATGATAGTGATAGGTTATTTAAACAGAAACAGCTTGAACTTGAAGAGGCACAGAAGAAAATTGACCTGGCTGATTCAGCTCTTAAAACTAAAGAAGATGAAATTAGCACCAGGATGGAAAATCTGGTCTTAAAAGAAAAG GAGGCTGCATCTATGAGGAAGAAGTTAGAGGTAAGGGAGAAGGGATTACTAGAACTGGAGGAGAAGCTTAAGGCAAGAGAAAAA GTAGAgcttcaaaaacttttggatgaaCACAAGGTCCTTTTGGATGCAAAGACGCATGAATTTgagttggaaatggaacaaaaGAGAAAATCATTGGATGAGGATTTCAAAAACAGGGTTGTTGAGGTGGAGAAGAAGGAAGTTGAAGTCAATCACTTGGAAGGAAAGATTGCAAAACGAGAACAGGCGCTAGAAAAGAAACAGGAGAAAATCAAGGAGAAAGAGAAGGAATTCGATGTGAAGTCGAAAGCTTTAAAGGAGAAGGAGAAGAGCCTTAAATCTGAGGAGAAGAACCTAGAGAATGAAAGGAAAGAATTAAGCAGTGAAATGGAGAATTTGTTGAATCTCAAGGTTGAGCTTGAGAAGTTAAGCAGTGAAATTGAAGAGCAAAAATTGAAGATAAGTGAAGAACGTGAAAGGCTTCGAGTCACAGAAGAGGAGAGGTGTGAGCATGCCCGTTTGCAGTCTGAACTGAAGCAAGAGATAGAAAAAATCAGGCAAGAGAGAGAAGCGGTTTTGAATGAAAGGGAAAATCTGAAGCAGGAGAAGGAGAAGTTTGAAAAGGAATGGGAAGATCTTGATGAGAAAAGAGTTGAAATAAAGAAGGAATTGGAATCTTTTACTGCACAGAAGAAAAAGATAGAAAAAACAAACCGTTTAGAAGAAGAAAGGTTGAACAACGAGAAGCTGGAAACACAAGCTTATGTGGAAAGAGAGTTGGAAGCTCTGAGATTGGCTAAAGAGTCGTTTGCTGCGACCATGGAGCATGAGAAATCTGTGTTGGAAGAGCAATATGAGAGTAAGAAATCCCAAATGCTTCATGAATTTGAGGTTCTGAAACAAGAACTGGAGACTGAAATGCAGCGGAAAGAGGCGGAGATTGAGAACCGCATGCGTGAAGcaaaaaaatcatttgaagaagagAGAGACAGGGAGCTGGGGAATGTGAAGTACTTGAAAGATGTTGCAAGTAGAGAAATGGAAGAGATGAAGCTAGAAAGGGTACAGTTAGAAAAGGAAAAACAAGATGTATTTGCAAACCAGAAGCATCTAGAAGGGCAGCAGCTTGAAATGAAAAAAGACATAGATGAACTTGTTAGCCTGAGCATAAAGTTAAAGGATCAACGCGAACAGTTTCTCAAGGAAAAGAAACGGTTTGTGGCATTCGTTGAGGAAAACAAAGGGTGCAAGGAGTGTGGAGAGAGAGTTTCTGAGTTTGTACTCTCTGATCTTCAATCTTTATCAGAAATGAAGAATGCAGATAGTTTTCCTCTCCCAAAGTTTGATGGGTATTTGAAAGAAGCTGGGCAGGGTACTTCAGAGAGACCAAATGTAGGGACATCCATGGCCATGGGTAATAATAATTCAGGATCTCCTGCTTCTGGTGGGACCTTGACCTGGTTACGAAAATGCACCTCAAAGATCTCTATATTCTCAACTGGGAAGAAGAATGTACATGAAGGTGGCGTTGAAGATGGTAGTACAGAGGGAGCAACACAAGCACAAGAGAAGCTTGTAGATGTTGGAGAAATACCAGAATACATATTGAGCTCCGAGGAAGAACAGGAAGTGTCGGCTAGAGTTGTATTGGATTCTTTTGATGTCCAGAGGGTCCAATCCGTGGATGATGCTGGTGATGATGATCATGGAAACACCAACAACCAGACACATGACATTGAAGAAGTTTCCCAGCAGCAGTCTCCTTCTGATATGAGGAATGAAAGTCAGAGTCAGAGTCAGAGTAAACGAACCAGGAGGGCTACCACTAGAGGGAGAGGGCGTCCTAAAAGGGCAACTAGTGAGAACAATGGTGTTGAGCACTCTTCTGAAgttggtgttggtgttggtgttgAGGGAACATCAAAAACATCAAAGGGTAGGCGTAAGCGTGCAATTGAAGAAGATCCTGACTACAGTGAATATTCTGACAGTGTCACCACTGGGAGTAGGAGACAGAAAGTTGAAGCTCAACCTCAACCTCAACCTCAAGTTAGACGATACAACCTTCGTCGACCCAAGGC TGGAGCCCCCGCCTTGTCTAATCAAACTAAAGAAGATGATGTGTCGGTGTCACATAACTCAAAGGGAAGCGGACATGTTGGGAGAAAGAGAAGAGCAAAGCCTCAACCTGGAGCTTCAGCTAGTCTTGCTAATGGAGATCACACCCAAGATTCACAACCCCATGAtcatgatcatcatcatcatcatgatggGTTTCTGGAG AAAGTTGTAGATGGGGAGAATGAGGTGGCAGGAAACAATTGCTCAGATGATGTTGGTGTTGCTTTGAGTGAAGAAGTCAACGGGACGCCTCAACAGCACAAACAGCACCAGACTGGAACTCCTGCTGCTGTCCAAGACCAACAtgacaatgatgatgatgatgatgatgatgatgagtctGAAGATGAAGAGGAGGAGGTTGAGCATCCTGGTGAAGTTTCCATTGGAAGAAAGCTGTGGACATTTATCTCAACATGA
- the LOC111876681 gene encoding histone acetyltransferase HAC1 — MHAAECKDNFCNCSMYLELASHFDKCHDSNCSICGPARSLYGTNKFQLESKKRKIDESEPTLYADPSHTGTLSEDALLPTKYQKMETIVSNEDVQEVVQLQTELLGADIDSKVSANGEEEEEEEEEEEARDDDQKKKLNGEQESTGLKQSDDNGITNNEMNKSEKMKIQSVSLADFFTADQIRGHLLSFTPQKDDVSGNREQSIGQNRCQLCTMDKLVFAPSPIYCSSCDTRIKRNVGYFRSTNEIGIRHCFCMSCYRGSHGTNIIMRGFSIPKSNLQKAKNDEEKEDSWVLCDRCQCWQHRICGLYNDEKDVEGKAEYICPKCYLEEIEDGTRVPLPETNAFGAKDLPRTNLSDHIEERLCRRLNQERQEMAKISGIEPNEVPGAEGLVVRVVVSVEKQLEVRQKFKDILHGEDYPSGFTYRSKLIFLFQNIEGVDVCLFGMCVQEFGSECGGPNQRCVYISYLDSVKYFRPERKSVSGESLRTFVYHEILIGYLEYCKTRGFATCYIWACPLIKGEDYIFYCHPETQRTPKQDKLRQWYKSMLKKGAEDGVVVDYTNLYNQFFVASGEGNRKITAARLPFFDGDYWSGAAENIVRKLEVEETSAGGLQSKLPNKRILKAMGQDKPDVAVKDVLVMQKLGQTILPVKENFMIVHLQHVCTHCHEVILSGSRWFCSHCKKIQLCSRCFNAEKNLSRTEMHTCHSGEKNLLSEVVVKNVTVDTKDKDDVFVNSFFETRDAFLNKCQKSHFQFDTLSHAKYSSMMILYHLIHKPPPIKPTCTACNKDVVVEGCWHCDICTKYNVCESCYKMKRGAYHPHRLNPPSLILVRGSKPGHGHLQKQQKPMTLKAVLDVLMHASECARIPCSYTECVTMRRLFYHASRCSVRVPGGCQFCQRVWRILKEHSQICKDSDCRIPRCMDIKKHKELKARSAMANQAPPVAGASCY; from the exons ATGCATGCAGCAGAATGCAAGGACAATTTTTGCAATTGCTCCATGTATCTTGAACTGGCATCCCATTTTGACAAGTGTCATGATTCAAATTGCAGTATTTGCGGGCCTGCAAGGTCTTTATATGGTACTAATAAATTTCAATTGGAATCTAAAAAGAGAAAGATAGATGAATCAGAGCCCACACTTTATGCTGATCCGAGTCACACCGGAACACTTTCAGAAGATGCATTATTACCTACAAAATATCAGAAGATGGAAACAATTGTATCTAATGAAGATGTTCAGGAAGTAGTACAACTACAAACAGAACTTTTAGGAGCAGATATTGACTCAAAAGTTAGTgcaaatggagaagaagaagaagaagaagaagaagaagaagaagccagGGATGATGATCAGAAAAAGAAGTTGAATGGTGAACAAGAATCAACAGGGCTAAAACAAAGTGATGATAATGGTATTACAAACAATGAAATGAACAAATCAGAGAAGATGAAGATACAGAGCGTGTCTTTAGCTGATTTTTTCACTGCAGATCAAATCAGAGGGCATTTGTTGAGTTTTACCCCTCAGAAGGATGATGTATCAGGAAACAGAGAACAGTCAATCGGTCAAAACAGATGCCAGCTGTGTACCATGGATAAGCTTGTATTTGCCCCATCACCTATATACTGCTCATCTTGTGACACCCGTATCAAGCGAAATGTCGGGTATTTTCGATCAACAAATGAAATTGGTATACGCCATTGTTTCTGTATGTCATGCTACAGAGGATCTCATGGGACTAATATTATTATGCGCGGGTTTTCTATTCCCAAATCAAATCTCCAAAAAGCAAAAAACGATGAGGAAAAAGAGGACTCT TGGGTTCTTTGTGATAGATGTCAATGCTGGCAGCATAGGATATGTGGTCTGTATAATGATGAAAAAGATGTGGAAGGGAAGGCGGAATATATTTGTCCTAAATGTTATTTAGAAGAAATAGAGGATGGAACACGTGTTCCCTTACCAGAAACCAATGCTTTTGGAGCAAAAGATCTTCCAAGAACCAATCTGAGTGATCACATAGAGGAAAGACTGTGTAGGCGTCTGAATCAAGAAAGACAAGAAATGGCAAAGATTTCTGGAATTGAACCCAATGAGGTACCTGGAGCTGAAGGCCTTGTTGTGAGGGTAGTTGTGTCTGTTGAGAAACAGCTGGAAGTGAGACAGAAGTTTAAAGACATACTTCATGGAGAAGATTACCCATCAGGATTTACATACAGATCAAag TTGATCTTTTTGTTCCAGAATATAGAAGGGGTAGATGTGTGCCTGTTTGGAATGTGTGTTCAGGAGTTTGGATCAGAGTGTGGGGGCCCAAATCAACGTTGTGTGTATATCTCATATCTTGATTCTGTAAAGTACTTTAGACCCGAGAGAAAGAGCGTGAGTGGTGAATCTCTTCGGACCTTTGTTTATCATGAGATATTG ATTGGATACCTCGAGTATTGCAAGACACGGGGTTTCGCCACCTGTTATATATGGGCATGTCCTCTTATAAAAGGAGAAGATTACATTTTTTACTGCCATCCAGAGACTCAGAGAACACCAAAGCAGGATAAGCTACGCCAGTGGTAC AAGTCAATGCTAAAGAAAGGGGCGGAAGATGGTGTTGTTGTGGACTACACAAATTTATACAATCAGTTTTTTGTTGCTAGTGGAGAGGGGAATAGAAAGATAACTGCAGCTCGTTTGCCCTTTTTTGATGGTGATTATTGGTCAGGGGCAGCTGAAAATATAGTTAGGAAACTTGAAGTAGAAGAAACTAGTGCTGGTGGATTGCAAAGCAAGCTACCTAACAAGAGAATCTTGAAAGCCATGGGACAGGATAAACCTGATGTTGCAGTCAAGGATGTGTTAGTGATGCAAAAG CTGGGCCAAACTATTCTACCTGTGAAGGAAAACTTTATGATTGTCCATTTACAACATGTTTGCACTCATTGCCATGAAGTGATATTATCTGGAAGCAGATGGTTTTGCAGCCACTGCAAAAAGATTCAACTATGTTCAAG ATGTTTTAATGCTGAGAAGAATCTTTCTAGGACTGAAATGCACACATGCCATTCTGGTGAAAAGAATCTACTCTCTGAG GTTGTGGTGAAGAATGTGACTGTTGATACCAAAGATAAAGATGATGTGTTTGTGAACAGTTTCTTTGAGACTCGTGATGCCTTCTTAAACAAATGCCAGAAATCCCATTTTCAGTTTGATACATTATCCCATGCCAAATATTCGTCTATGATGATCTTGTATCATCTAATCCACAAGCCGCCTCCTATTAAACCAACCTGCACTGCTTGCAACAAAGATGTTGTGGTTGAGGGATGCTGGCATTGTGACATCTGTACAAAGTATAATGTTTGTGAATCATGCTATAAGATGAAACGTGGTGCTTATCATCCTCACAGATTAAATCCACCTTCACTCATACTTGTCAGGGGATCGAAACCTGGACATGGACATCTCCAGAAGCAACAGAAACCCATGACG TTGAAAGCAGTGCTGGATGTTTTAATGCATGCATCTGAATGTGCGAGGATCCCGTGCTCTTATACAGAGTGTGTAACTATGAGAAGACTTTTCTACCATGCTTCTAGATGTAGTGTGAGGGTTCCTGGAGGTTGCCAATTTTGTCAACGGGTATGGAGAATATTAAAGGAGCACTCACAAATATGTAAAGATTCTGATTGCAGGATACCTCGCTGCAT GGATATAAAGAAGCACAAGGAGCTTAAAGCCCGCTCGGCTATGGCTAATCAAGCACCACCGGTAGCAGGAGCTTCCTGTTACTGA